CATGCACTATCTAAATGACGTGCTAGCCGAAAACACGTATTTAGCGGGTGAGCAATTTTCGATGGCCGATATCACGGCTTTTGCAGGCTTAGTATTTGCAGATTTTGCCAAGATTGAGATTCCAGCGGAGTGTGGTCATTTGAAAGCCTGGCGTGAACGCGTCAGTCAACGTCCCAGCATCGCAGGCTAACTCAAACGAAGGTACAAAGGAGAGCAGCATGGAGTTAAATGCAGATTTTAACCAGCGAGCAGTGGTCCATGCTGCTCAGCTCGATTGGATTCCTTCACCCATGCCAGGTGTCGAGCGGCGGATGCTGGATCGCGTGGGTGATGAAGTGGCCCGTGCGACCTCAATTGTGCGCTATGCCCCGAATAGTTCTTTTTCACCCCACGTACATACGGGTGGAGAAGAATTCCTGGTTCTGGAAGGGGTGTTCCAGGACGAACAGGGTGATTTCCTAGCAGGGAGCTATATTCGCAACCCACCCGAGTCGAAGCATCAGCCTGGATCTGAGTTAGGCTGCACCATTTTTGTAAAACTGTGGCAGTTTGATCTGCAGGATCGAACCCATGTGCACATAGATGCTTACAACAGGCCACAACAGAACAGTTCAGAGCGATCAGGTATTTTACAAACGCCTTTGTTTCAGGATGATCGGGAGTCTGTTCGCCTAGAGCGTTGGCAACCGGGAGCTATGATCGACTATCAACCGAGCGGTGGTTTAGAGCTTCTGGTGTTAGAAGGAGAATTCATAGAACAAGAAGAGACCTTTACTCAGTACTCTTGGCTCAGGCTACCGATAGGAGCAACGCTATCGGCACAAGCGGGGCCTGC
The genomic region above belongs to Acaryochloris sp. CCMEE 5410 and contains:
- a CDS encoding cupin domain-containing protein, with the protein product MELNADFNQRAVVHAAQLDWIPSPMPGVERRMLDRVGDEVARATSIVRYAPNSSFSPHVHTGGEEFLVLEGVFQDEQGDFLAGSYIRNPPESKHQPGSELGCTIFVKLWQFDLQDRTHVHIDAYNRPQQNSSERSGILQTPLFQDDRESVRLERWQPGAMIDYQPSGGLELLVLEGEFIEQEETFTQYSWLRLPIGATLSAQAGPAGCYYWVKEGHLRYVDLDQLPGSVPKSKTH